From Alienimonas californiensis, a single genomic window includes:
- the rplX gene encoding 50S ribosomal protein L24, whose amino-acid sequence MKIKKNDLVVVTAGNHKSPQPKRVLEVRDGGKKLVVEGVAVAFKHVKKGHPKSPQGGRLEMEMAIDASNVMYFDQAAGKPCRLGFRYTEDGAKERYCKGSGNAAGIVSPPKAKYASK is encoded by the coding sequence ATGAAGATCAAGAAGAACGACCTCGTCGTCGTCACCGCCGGTAACCACAAGTCCCCGCAGCCGAAGCGGGTGCTGGAAGTGCGCGACGGCGGGAAGAAGCTGGTCGTTGAGGGCGTCGCCGTGGCGTTCAAGCACGTTAAGAAGGGTCACCCCAAGAGCCCGCAGGGCGGCCGGCTCGAGATGGAAATGGCGATCGACGCCTCCAACGTGATGTACTTCGACCAGGCCGCCGGCAAGCCCTGCCGCCTGGGCTTCCGGTACACGGAGGACGGCGCCAAGGAACGGTACTGCAAGGGCAGCGGCAACGCCGCCGGCATCGTCAGCCCGCCCAAAGCCAAGTACGCCTCCAAGTAG
- the rplB gene encoding 50S ribosomal protein L2: MGIRNYKPTSPGRRDASVADFAEITDRKKKPEKSLLVRITRKGGRNNQGVITARHRGGGARKMYRLVDFRREKDNVAAEVVAIEYDPNRSCRIALVQYADGEKRYILAPAKLEAGMTVMSAESGLDPDVGNCMPLSAIPLGTTVHNVEMRPGRGGQICRAAGTEAVLNARESSWAQLTLPSGEVRRVPAACRATIGAVGFSEHSAISLGKAGRKRHMGWRPRVRGTAMNPVAHPMGGGEGRNAGGRHPCSPTGVLAKGGNTRKRRKNSSKSIVRRRKSRRYGVQKI; encoded by the coding sequence ATGGGCATCCGCAACTACAAGCCGACCAGTCCGGGCCGCCGCGACGCGTCGGTCGCGGACTTCGCGGAGATCACGGACCGGAAGAAGAAGCCGGAAAAATCCCTGCTGGTCCGCATCACCCGCAAGGGCGGCCGGAACAACCAGGGCGTGATCACCGCCCGCCACCGCGGCGGCGGCGCCCGCAAGATGTACCGGCTCGTCGACTTCCGTCGCGAGAAGGACAACGTCGCCGCGGAAGTGGTGGCGATCGAGTACGATCCGAACCGCTCCTGCCGCATCGCCCTGGTGCAGTACGCGGACGGCGAGAAGCGTTACATCCTGGCTCCGGCGAAGCTGGAAGCCGGCATGACGGTGATGAGCGCCGAATCCGGCCTCGACCCGGACGTCGGCAACTGCATGCCGTTGTCGGCGATCCCGCTGGGCACCACCGTCCACAACGTCGAGATGCGGCCCGGCCGCGGCGGGCAGATTTGCCGCGCCGCCGGCACCGAGGCCGTCCTCAACGCCCGCGAATCCTCCTGGGCGCAGCTCACGCTGCCCTCCGGCGAAGTCCGCCGCGTCCCCGCGGCCTGTCGGGCCACGATCGGCGCCGTCGGCTTCAGCGAGCACAGCGCCATCAGCCTCGGCAAGGCCGGTCGCAAGCGGCACATGGGCTGGCGTCCCCGGGTTCGCGGTACCGCGATGAACCCGGTCGCCCACCCGATGGGCGGCGGCGAAGGCCGCAACGCGGGCGGTCGTCACCCCTGCTCGCCGACCGGCGTGCTGGCCAAGGGCGGCAACACCCGCAAGCGTCGCAAGAACAGCTCCAAGTCGATCGTCCGGCGTCGGAAGTCCCGTCGCTACGGCGTTCAGAAGATCTGA
- the rplN gene encoding 50S ribosomal protein L14 has protein sequence MIQMETELEVADNSGAKIVKCIKVLGGTKKRTAGLGDVIVVSVQKAAPGSAIKKGTVTRGVIVRTRKAHRRVDGSYVRFDTNALVVTDKDGNPRGTRIFGAVARELRGRYMKIVSLASDVV, from the coding sequence ATGATCCAGATGGAAACCGAGCTCGAGGTCGCGGACAATTCCGGGGCTAAGATCGTCAAGTGCATCAAGGTGCTGGGCGGAACCAAGAAGCGGACGGCCGGCTTGGGTGACGTGATCGTCGTCTCGGTTCAGAAGGCGGCGCCGGGCTCTGCGATCAAGAAGGGCACCGTCACCCGTGGCGTGATCGTCCGCACCCGCAAGGCGCATCGCCGCGTCGACGGCAGCTATGTGCGGTTCGACACCAACGCCCTGGTCGTCACGGACAAGGACGGCAACCCCCGCGGCACCCGCATCTTCGGGGCGGTCGCCCGTGAGTTGCGAGGCCGGTATATGAAGATCGTGTCGCTCGCCAGCGACGTGGTCTGA
- the rplP gene encoding 50S ribosomal protein L16: MALMPKRVKHRKQQRGRIKGEAQRGNTIAYGDFGLQATEAGYVTARTIEASRIAIMQYIRGEGKLYIRIFPHKPVTARPLETRMGKGKGDPDHWVAVVRPGTVLFEVLGVSKDAAKDCFARVAYKLPVKVRLLEKTPGPLQS, translated from the coding sequence ATGGCGTTGATGCCCAAGCGGGTCAAGCACCGCAAGCAGCAAAGAGGGCGTATAAAAGGTGAGGCCCAACGTGGCAACACCATCGCCTACGGCGACTTCGGACTGCAGGCCACGGAGGCCGGTTACGTGACGGCGCGCACCATCGAGGCGAGCCGGATCGCGATCATGCAGTATATCCGGGGTGAGGGGAAGCTGTATATCCGCATCTTCCCCCACAAGCCCGTCACCGCTCGTCCGCTGGAAACGCGGATGGGTAAGGGCAAGGGCGACCCCGATCACTGGGTTGCCGTGGTCCGCCCCGGCACCGTGTTATTCGAAGTCCTCGGCGTGTCGAAAGACGCGGCGAAGGATTGTTTCGCTCGCGTCGCCTACAAGCTGCCGGTCAAGGTCCGGCTGCTTGAGAAGACGCCGGGCCCGTTGCAGTCCTAA
- the rplD gene encoding 50S ribosomal protein L4, whose protein sequence is MAAISVPVLGRDGGETGTYDFDGDELASAISKQLLHDAVVMYERNKRQGTVATRSRGMVAGSTKKMYRQKGTGRARMGAKRTPIRRGGGVTFAIKPKDWYTRMPRKAVRLATRMSILSKFQDGQAVVLENFELDEPRTKLAADRLKSLGLYDQSALLAIDSHDPLTWRACRNLEALWVRPVGDLNAYDVLHQRQFVITVAALDALLGRVDQRLAA, encoded by the coding sequence ATGGCGGCGATCAGCGTCCCCGTGCTCGGCCGTGACGGCGGCGAGACCGGCACCTACGACTTCGACGGCGACGAGCTGGCCTCGGCGATCTCGAAGCAGCTCCTTCACGACGCGGTCGTGATGTACGAGCGCAACAAGCGGCAGGGCACGGTTGCAACCCGGTCCCGCGGCATGGTCGCCGGTTCCACCAAAAAGATGTACCGCCAAAAGGGTACCGGCCGTGCCCGTATGGGCGCCAAGCGGACCCCGATCCGTCGCGGCGGCGGCGTCACCTTCGCCATCAAGCCGAAGGACTGGTACACCCGTATGCCCCGCAAGGCGGTTCGCCTCGCCACGCGGATGTCGATCCTCTCCAAGTTCCAAGATGGCCAAGCCGTCGTGCTGGAGAACTTCGAGCTGGACGAGCCGCGCACGAAACTCGCCGCCGACCGGCTCAAGTCGCTCGGCCTGTACGATCAGTCGGCGCTGCTGGCGATCGACAGCCACGATCCGCTGACTTGGCGGGCCTGTCGGAACCTGGAGGCTCTCTGGGTGCGGCCGGTCGGCGATCTGAACGCCTACGACGTCCTGCACCAGCGGCAGTTCGTCATCACGGTCGCGGCGCTCGACGCGCTGCTCGGCCGCGTCGATCAGCGTCTCGCCGCCTGA
- the rpsQ gene encoding 30S ribosomal protein S17: MKTRLRGTVTSDANAKTLKVEVQRRYRHQKYGKIVRGRTVCHTHDPHERGKLGDVVEIIECKPHSKLKRWELVRVVQASDEVAVKASLETEADVPEATGAAAGHSAAQDDQPVESPEGLTEPPTGEAEAAAKPEGLA; this comes from the coding sequence ATGAAGACCCGACTCCGCGGCACCGTCACCAGCGACGCCAACGCCAAGACCCTCAAGGTCGAGGTGCAGCGCCGGTATCGGCACCAGAAGTACGGCAAGATCGTGCGGGGACGGACCGTTTGTCATACGCACGACCCGCACGAGCGCGGCAAGCTGGGCGACGTGGTCGAGATCATCGAGTGCAAGCCGCACTCCAAGCTGAAGCGCTGGGAACTGGTGCGGGTCGTGCAGGCCTCTGACGAGGTCGCCGTGAAGGCCAGCCTCGAGACCGAGGCCGACGTGCCCGAGGCGACCGGCGCCGCCGCCGGTCACTCCGCGGCCCAGGACGATCAGCCGGTCGAATCCCCCGAGGGACTGACCGAGCCGCCGACTGGCGAGGCCGAGGCCGCCGCCAAGCCTGAGGGCCTGGCCTGA
- the rpsS gene encoding 30S ribosomal protein S19, with amino-acid sequence MGRSTKKGPFVEASLLKKVEKQDSDGTKIPIKTWSRASTVIPDFVGHTFQVHDGRKHIDVYVTEEMVGHKLGEFALTRTFRGHGAKGKR; translated from the coding sequence ATGGGTCGCAGCACCAAAAAAGGGCCGTTCGTCGAGGCTTCGCTCCTGAAGAAGGTGGAGAAGCAGGACTCCGACGGCACGAAGATCCCGATCAAGACCTGGTCCCGCGCCAGCACCGTGATCCCGGACTTCGTGGGCCACACCTTCCAGGTGCACGACGGCCGCAAGCACATCGACGTGTACGTCACCGAGGAGATGGTCGGGCACAAGCTCGGCGAATTCGCCCTCACCCGGACGTTCCGCGGACACGGGGCCAAGGGCAAGCGCTAA
- the rplE gene encoding 50S ribosomal protein L5 — MQPRLRTKYENEVLPELKQEIGRDNPHALPKLKKIVISMGLGEASRDSKLIDQAQDMLSIIAGQKAARRKATKSISQFRLREGTEVGVMVTLRGARMYEFLDRLVALALPRVRDFRGLNPKGFDGAGNFNMGLNEQYVFPEVDPDRFPNQQGMNIVMVTTAQNDDEGRLLMRKLGLPLRKPGDTGGRRK, encoded by the coding sequence ATGCAACCCCGCCTCCGCACGAAGTACGAGAACGAAGTTCTCCCCGAGCTGAAGCAGGAGATCGGCCGCGACAACCCGCACGCGCTGCCGAAGCTGAAGAAGATCGTGATCAGCATGGGCCTCGGCGAGGCCAGTCGCGACAGCAAGCTGATCGATCAGGCGCAGGACATGCTCTCGATCATCGCCGGCCAAAAGGCGGCGCGGCGGAAGGCCACGAAGAGCATTTCGCAGTTCCGTCTCCGTGAAGGGACGGAAGTCGGCGTGATGGTCACGCTGCGGGGCGCCCGGATGTACGAGTTCCTCGACCGCCTCGTCGCCCTGGCCCTGCCGCGGGTTCGAGATTTCCGCGGGCTGAACCCGAAGGGGTTCGACGGCGCCGGCAACTTCAACATGGGCTTGAACGAGCAGTACGTGTTCCCCGAGGTCGATCCGGACCGCTTCCCCAATCAGCAGGGGATGAACATCGTGATGGTCACCACCGCTCAGAACGACGACGAGGGTCGCCTGCTGATGCGGAAGCTCGGCTTGCCGCTCCGTAAGCCGGGCGACACCGGCGGCCGTCGCAAGTAG
- the rplV gene encoding 50S ribosomal protein L22, producing the protein MSHVRAVHKFARISATKVRPFADLIRGKTAGQAEQELKYIHNRGARMLEKVLKSAVANAEDKGARNPEGLIIAEARVDGGPMIKRSQARARGMSYMIRRRTAHIHVAVDAPEVS; encoded by the coding sequence GTGTCACACGTCCGCGCCGTCCACAAGTTCGCCCGCATCTCGGCGACGAAGGTGCGTCCGTTCGCGGACCTGATCCGCGGCAAGACCGCCGGTCAGGCTGAGCAGGAGCTCAAGTACATCCACAACCGCGGCGCCCGCATGTTGGAGAAGGTGCTGAAAAGCGCCGTCGCCAACGCGGAAGACAAAGGCGCCCGGAACCCGGAGGGGCTCATCATCGCGGAAGCCCGCGTTGACGGCGGCCCGATGATCAAACGCAGCCAGGCCCGCGCCCGCGGGATGTCCTACATGATCCGCCGCCGCACCGCCCACATTCACGTGGCCGTCGACGCCCCGGAAGTCTCCTAG
- the rpsC gene encoding 30S ribosomal protein S3 — MGQKTRPTGFRVGITEPHRSKWYANKKNFGDLLVEDHKIRSFIKAKNNNAAIARVDIERTRDSVVVHLHSAKPGVLIGSKGQNVDRVKAELEDLTGRRMDVKIVELSNPNRNAVLVAEDLAGQLERRGSFRRAIKRTMDSVMESGVLGVKMELAGRLGGSEMSRREKASRGSIPLSTLRRHIDYGFAQAKTAQGIIGVKVWIDLGDYSEETNGVDAQAGQAPQAAKRAYKR, encoded by the coding sequence ATGGGACAGAAGACTCGCCCCACCGGCTTTCGCGTCGGCATCACCGAGCCTCACCGCTCCAAGTGGTACGCGAACAAGAAGAACTTCGGTGATCTGCTGGTCGAAGACCATAAGATCCGGTCGTTCATCAAAGCGAAGAACAATAACGCGGCGATCGCCCGCGTGGATATCGAACGCACCCGCGATAGCGTGGTCGTCCACCTGCACAGCGCCAAGCCCGGCGTACTGATTGGCTCCAAAGGCCAGAACGTCGACCGGGTCAAGGCTGAGCTGGAGGATCTGACCGGCCGTCGTATGGACGTGAAGATCGTGGAGCTCTCCAACCCGAACCGCAATGCGGTGCTGGTTGCGGAGGACCTGGCCGGACAGCTCGAACGCCGCGGCAGTTTTCGCCGGGCGATTAAGCGGACGATGGACTCCGTGATGGAGTCCGGCGTCCTCGGCGTGAAGATGGAACTGGCCGGACGACTCGGCGGCTCTGAGATGAGCCGGCGTGAGAAGGCCAGCCGGGGGAGCATTCCCCTGAGCACACTGCGGCGTCACATCGACTACGGGTTCGCCCAGGCCAAAACGGCCCAGGGGATCATCGGAGTCAAAGTCTGGATCGACCTCGGCGACTACTCGGAAGAAACCAATGGCGTTGATGCCCAAGCGGGTCAAGCACCGCAAGCAGCAAAGAGGGCGTATAAAAGGTGA
- the rplW gene encoding 50S ribosomal protein L23 → MGRPVPPKPEQFAEDRKVDLDPYSVILRPLVTEKGTHLSERHNAYTFEVHPLANKFDVKNAVQTIWSVRVDKVRTQNRAGKTKRTRSGLGRTRSWKKAVVKLHAEDQISFF, encoded by the coding sequence ATGGGTCGCCCCGTCCCCCCCAAGCCCGAACAGTTCGCGGAAGACCGCAAGGTCGACCTCGATCCGTACAGCGTGATCCTGCGTCCGCTGGTGACCGAGAAGGGTACGCACCTGTCCGAGCGCCACAACGCGTACACCTTCGAGGTGCACCCGTTGGCGAACAAGTTCGACGTCAAGAACGCGGTGCAGACGATCTGGAGCGTCCGGGTCGACAAGGTCCGCACGCAGAACCGCGCCGGCAAGACCAAGCGGACCCGTTCCGGCCTCGGCCGGACCCGCTCTTGGAAGAAGGCCGTCGTCAAGCTGCACGCCGAAGACCAGATCTCGTTCTTCTGA
- the rpmC gene encoding 50S ribosomal protein L29, which yields MATASELREMSVEELGHQLTSARQELFRLRFQASTEKLEAPSNLRKLRRDIARILTIRHEREQSAVAA from the coding sequence ATGGCGACCGCCTCCGAACTGCGGGAGATGAGCGTCGAGGAACTCGGCCATCAGCTCACCAGCGCCCGGCAGGAACTGTTCCGCCTGCGGTTCCAGGCGAGCACCGAGAAGTTGGAGGCCCCCTCCAACCTTCGGAAGCTTCGCCGGGACATCGCCCGCATCCTGACGATTCGTCACGAGCGGGAACAATCCGCCGTCGCCGCCTGA
- the rplC gene encoding 50S ribosomal protein L3, with product MPVGLLGRKIGMTQVFQEDGSRVAVTVVEAGPCVVTQIKTVETDGYEAVQVGFLDKDRRKASRAERGHVADLGGKKQEARKQAGVEPAPRANCEPKQYFREFRTDGEDHGLSVGDELTVEHLAELKRIDVVGTSKGRGTAGVMKRHNFSGQRASHGVKRVHRHGGSIGQSADPSRVMKGTKMPGRYGNDRVTVRFLEIVRVDAENNSVLLRGAVPGPNGGLVELTHTTKNRNKKTA from the coding sequence ATGCCCGTCGGACTGCTCGGCCGCAAGATCGGCATGACGCAGGTGTTCCAAGAGGACGGCTCCCGCGTTGCGGTGACCGTCGTCGAGGCTGGCCCCTGCGTCGTCACGCAGATCAAAACTGTGGAGACCGACGGGTACGAAGCCGTCCAAGTCGGGTTCCTCGACAAGGATCGCCGCAAGGCGAGCCGTGCCGAACGCGGCCACGTCGCCGACCTCGGCGGCAAGAAGCAGGAAGCCCGCAAGCAGGCCGGCGTCGAGCCGGCCCCCCGGGCCAACTGCGAGCCGAAACAATACTTCCGCGAGTTCCGCACCGACGGCGAAGACCACGGCCTGTCCGTCGGCGACGAGCTGACGGTCGAGCACCTCGCCGAGCTGAAGCGGATCGATGTGGTCGGCACCAGCAAGGGCCGCGGCACCGCCGGCGTCATGAAGCGTCACAACTTCAGCGGCCAGCGGGCCAGCCACGGCGTCAAGCGGGTCCACCGTCACGGCGGTTCGATCGGCCAGAGCGCCGACCCGTCCCGCGTGATGAAGGGCACCAAAATGCCCGGCCGCTACGGCAACGATCGCGTCACCGTCCGGTTCCTGGAAATCGTGCGGGTCGACGCGGAAAACAACTCCGTGCTGCTCCGCGGGGCCGTTCCCGGCCCCAACGGCGGACTCGTTGAGCTGACGCACACCACCAAGAACCGCAACAAGAAGACGGCCTGA